The proteins below are encoded in one region of Metabacillus dongyingensis:
- the serC gene encoding 3-phosphoserine/phosphohydroxythreonine transaminase, whose protein sequence is MKRTYNFNAGPAAIPLAVLEKAQSELVDFNGTGMSVMELSHRSKPYEEVHNRAASLLRELMEIPEDYEVLFLQGGASLQFAMIPMNFLKDGSSAHFIMSGVWSEKAQSEAGKLGSTTIIATSKEDRYTYIPESFEDPEEGSYVHLTSNNTIYGTQWKKFPSTKLPLIADMSSDIMSREIDVSRFSLIYAGAQKNLGPSGVTVVIVKKEMLENANEDIPAILKYSTHSKQNSLYNTPPTFAIYMLSLVLEWMQDKGGLKAIEELNKKKASLLYSCIDQSGGFYKGHAEKDSRSAMNVTFTLKDENLTKAFLKESIEKGFSGLAGHRSIGGCRASIYNAVPLEACEALAEFMAEFQKKHE, encoded by the coding sequence ATGAAAAGAACGTATAACTTTAACGCAGGGCCAGCAGCAATACCTCTTGCTGTTTTGGAGAAAGCGCAAAGCGAACTTGTTGATTTTAACGGAACAGGCATGTCAGTCATGGAACTGAGCCACAGAAGCAAACCTTATGAAGAAGTTCACAACCGAGCAGCCTCTTTATTGAGAGAACTGATGGAAATCCCTGAGGATTATGAAGTACTATTTCTTCAAGGCGGGGCAAGCCTTCAGTTTGCCATGATTCCGATGAACTTTTTAAAAGACGGGTCTTCTGCCCATTTCATCATGAGCGGAGTCTGGTCTGAAAAAGCACAATCAGAAGCAGGCAAACTCGGAAGCACGACTATCATTGCAACAAGTAAAGAAGATCGTTATACATATATTCCGGAAAGCTTTGAGGATCCTGAAGAAGGAAGCTATGTACACTTAACCTCAAACAATACGATCTACGGCACGCAGTGGAAAAAATTCCCTTCAACAAAACTGCCTTTAATTGCTGACATGTCAAGCGACATCATGAGCAGGGAAATTGACGTCAGCCGTTTCTCGCTTATTTATGCCGGTGCTCAAAAAAACCTTGGCCCTTCTGGTGTTACAGTCGTAATAGTAAAAAAAGAAATGCTTGAGAATGCAAATGAGGATATCCCTGCTATTTTGAAGTACAGCACTCATTCAAAGCAGAATTCCCTATACAATACACCTCCTACATTTGCAATTTACATGCTTTCCCTTGTTCTGGAGTGGATGCAGGATAAAGGCGGTTTAAAAGCGATTGAAGAGCTGAATAAGAAGAAAGCAAGTCTGCTTTATTCGTGCATCGACCAAAGCGGCGGCTTCTATAAGGGACACGCTGAAAAGGATAGCCGATCAGCAATGAATGTTACATTTACTCTTAAAGATGAAAATTTAACGAAGGCTTTTCTAAAAGAATCCATTGAAAAAGGCTTTTCAGGTCTTGCCGGACACCGGTCGATTGGGGGCTGCAGGGCTTCCATTTATAATGCTGTGCCGTTAGAAGCGTGCGAAGCACTTGCTGAATTCATGGCTGAATTCCAGAAAAAGCACGAATAA
- a CDS encoding HIT family protein — translation MSGCIFCKIVNGEIPSAKVFENEHVVAFLDISQVTKGHTLVIPKIHKENIYELTPDIARNLFEVVPKIANSIKKQFEPIGMNILNNNGEKAGQSVFHYHIHLIPRYGKGDGFGAVWKTHTEEYTPEDLKQIASSIQEDLL, via the coding sequence ATGAGCGGATGTATTTTCTGCAAAATTGTGAACGGTGAGATTCCGAGCGCAAAGGTTTTTGAAAACGAACATGTGGTTGCTTTTCTGGATATTAGTCAAGTAACAAAAGGACATACACTAGTTATTCCAAAAATACATAAAGAAAATATTTACGAGCTTACACCGGATATTGCACGAAATCTATTTGAAGTCGTTCCAAAAATTGCAAATTCCATAAAAAAACAATTCGAGCCTATCGGCATGAATATTCTTAATAATAACGGCGAAAAAGCTGGACAATCTGTGTTTCACTATCATATTCACCTGATTCCCCGCTATGGAAAGGGCGATGGTTTTGGCGCTGTCTGGAAAACGCATACAGAAGAATATACACCAGAAGACTTAAAGCAAATCGCATCATCCATTCAGGAAGACTTGCTCTAA